One segment of Rhodopirellula baltica SH 1 DNA contains the following:
- a CDS encoding FecR domain-containing protein — protein MSTPIQTLIDGYLDETLTPDQLSELETWINANPDHAKRFADAVHFDERMTAELSWQQFTDPDSAKSDSIEPSPVSAATSPLGKRMVWTIAAIAATILLVAGWAIRTADEPTNVNGATGPSIAQNSVAPADPDGEPDTTFATLVQSIDATWEDEQASQSGDRLDAQTIRLRSGIVQVQFDSGVEVTLEGPASYELQSIDRTKLAYGLLSATVPPGAEGFRVDTPSAQVIDLGTAFGIELDREGLSKVSVFDGEVEVVTDKDHQKRLLTEGQSLELSSDGSMSDIAFETQRFEKLWPFSSGIVKSTGAFRFAPPWPRLVNRIQSDRRVFVLPEGYATRLQSPCSVDITEPGQYTKATQLLPSVIPTDRRVRSFLLMFNPEVPADAPTNRQRPMIRDLELVEGSITFQQPILGVIVQDKTLFATDGRFSFRSAASLPFGQGLELDAMRISDIITLSEDRRTIDLSLMSFGRRGDHVRVIVDASIRPFFPRRPK, from the coding sequence ATGAGCACTCCCATTCAAACTCTGATCGACGGCTATCTGGATGAAACGCTAACGCCAGATCAATTGTCCGAACTGGAAACATGGATCAACGCAAATCCAGACCATGCGAAACGATTCGCAGACGCAGTTCACTTCGACGAACGGATGACGGCTGAACTGAGTTGGCAACAGTTCACGGATCCCGATTCGGCGAAATCGGATTCGATCGAGCCGTCTCCGGTATCCGCCGCGACTTCTCCGCTAGGCAAGCGGATGGTGTGGACGATTGCTGCCATCGCAGCCACGATTTTGTTGGTGGCTGGATGGGCGATTCGTACGGCCGATGAACCCACCAATGTCAACGGAGCGACAGGGCCATCCATCGCTCAGAATTCCGTTGCACCAGCGGATCCTGATGGCGAGCCCGATACAACGTTTGCGACTTTGGTCCAGTCCATCGATGCGACGTGGGAAGACGAACAGGCTTCGCAATCCGGTGACCGTTTGGACGCCCAAACCATTCGTCTTCGATCCGGCATCGTGCAGGTGCAGTTCGACAGTGGCGTCGAGGTCACGCTGGAAGGCCCGGCATCGTACGAATTGCAATCGATTGATCGAACCAAATTGGCTTATGGGCTTCTTTCCGCCACCGTCCCGCCGGGTGCCGAAGGTTTTCGTGTCGACACACCGTCGGCGCAAGTCATTGACTTGGGAACCGCGTTTGGAATCGAACTGGACCGCGAGGGATTGTCCAAGGTGTCGGTCTTCGACGGCGAAGTGGAGGTGGTCACGGACAAGGATCATCAAAAGCGGTTGCTGACCGAAGGACAAAGCCTCGAACTGTCTTCGGACGGCAGCATGAGTGACATCGCGTTTGAAACCCAGCGTTTCGAAAAGCTGTGGCCGTTCAGCTCGGGAATCGTCAAATCAACCGGCGCGTTCCGGTTTGCTCCACCGTGGCCGCGATTGGTCAACCGAATTCAAAGCGACCGACGCGTCTTTGTTTTGCCCGAAGGTTATGCGACTCGATTGCAATCGCCTTGTTCAGTCGACATCACAGAACCTGGCCAATACACGAAGGCGACGCAGTTGTTGCCATCGGTCATTCCGACCGATCGCCGCGTGCGTTCGTTCCTGTTGATGTTCAATCCCGAGGTTCCGGCCGACGCACCAACGAACCGCCAACGCCCCATGATTCGCGACTTGGAATTGGTCGAGGGAAGCATCACGTTTCAACAACCGATTCTCGGCGTGATCGTTCAAGACAAAACGTTGTTTGCAACCGATGGCCGGTTCTCATTCCGCAGTGCCGCCAGCCTGCCGTTTGGACAAGGTTTGGAACTGGACGCGATGCGCATCAGCGACATCATCACGCTCAGCGAAGACCGCCGAACCATCGACTTGAGCCTGATGTCGTTTGGCCGTCGAGGCGATCACGTTCGAGTGATCGTCGACGCATCCATCCGCCCGTTCTTTCCTCGACGACCGAAGTGA
- a CDS encoding sigma-70 family RNA polymerase sigma factor codes for MDDSTRHATRLWTSAQPVVAAFVASVVRDRRDREDVLQETALAVLNSFESYDSSQAFQGWAIGVARNQISLYLRRRRRDRLVFNEETIANLQSTFEQSSPPEELDHLPTCIDQLSGRSRKICELRYQKGLKPIAISEQIGMTANSVSKALQRIREQLRECIEDKFVSEGANG; via the coding sequence GTGGACGATTCAACACGCCATGCGACCCGATTGTGGACCTCGGCTCAGCCGGTGGTGGCCGCTTTCGTTGCGTCGGTGGTTCGAGATCGCCGCGATCGCGAAGACGTACTGCAAGAGACAGCGCTCGCGGTTTTGAATTCCTTCGAATCCTACGATTCTTCGCAAGCGTTTCAGGGCTGGGCAATTGGCGTCGCTCGCAACCAAATCAGTTTGTATCTGCGACGTCGTCGACGCGATCGTCTGGTGTTCAACGAAGAAACGATCGCGAATTTGCAGTCGACGTTCGAGCAATCATCGCCTCCGGAGGAACTGGATCATTTGCCGACATGCATCGATCAATTATCAGGTCGCTCCCGAAAGATCTGCGAACTGAGATACCAAAAGGGACTCAAGCCGATCGCGATCAGCGAACAAATTGGAATGACGGCCAACTCGGTATCCAAAGCCTTGCAGCGGATCCGAGAACAACTTCGTGAATGCATCGAAGACAAATTCGTGTCGGAGGGTGCAAACGGATGA